The following are from one region of the Thermoanaerobaculia bacterium genome:
- a CDS encoding CBS domain-containing protein produces MNVQAIMTSSPFFATRDATVSDVARIMAEKEVGVVPIVDETRRLLGILTDRDVCKAIATTNCAACDIPALELASRPVISCGPEEELESALKTMRDHHIRRLPVVDAKSKLQGILSIDDVVLRSEEAMEATHSTISFGDAVRTLKAIYGERSPRRQRVIST; encoded by the coding sequence TCATGACTTCTTCTCCGTTCTTCGCGACGAGGGACGCGACCGTCAGCGATGTCGCCCGGATCATGGCCGAGAAAGAGGTCGGCGTCGTCCCGATCGTGGACGAGACCCGCCGACTGCTCGGGATCCTCACCGATCGCGACGTCTGCAAGGCGATCGCCACCACGAACTGCGCGGCCTGCGACATTCCGGCGCTCGAGCTCGCGAGCCGGCCCGTCATTTCGTGCGGACCCGAAGAAGAGCTCGAATCGGCGCTCAAGACGATGCGCGATCATCACATTCGCCGGCTGCCCGTCGTGGACGCGAAATCGAAGCTCCAGGGGATTCTTTCGATCGACGACGTCGTTCTCCGCTCCGAAGAAGCGATGGAAGCCACGCACTCGACGATCTCCTTCGGCGACGCGGTCCGCACCCTCAAGGCGATCTACGGCGAGCGCTCTCCCCGCCGGCAGCGCGTCATCTCGACGTAG